The Oryza sativa Japonica Group chromosome 11, ASM3414082v1 DNA window tttggcttcaaAAATTCAATTTTCGAGTTGAAAAGCTTTTAAATCTAGACTGaatgttttcaaaatttgacttcacaTATAGATTTGTTTTCAATCTGTTACTTACAAATATGTTCTAGAAAAAAAGTCTTATCTTAATTACCGTCGTTATCTAAAACTAACATGTTAGTTACGTTAGATATACTCGTCGAAAAAAATTCTACGGAAAAAAATCCACCGGCATACGCGATAAAAAAAACcacgaaaaaaatgaaaatccaaaagtgaaataaaagtaatagaaagaaaaaaaaaagaaaacctaccTAGGGCTGCGTGCGCGTTGCCGGCACGCACACGCCAACTAGGAAGCCCCGAAGAGTACCTATAGTTCAATCTTCATCCGGTAAAGCATGGCACGCTACGGTTGGGACATACCATCAAAATGAGCATAGAGCTGGAGATACTAAAGAACCTGGACATTTTGGTTTACGAAAAATTGTAAAACTTGAAGTTTCATATTTCATCCTATAAGTCATTTTATTGTAAATACCTAGTTATCTATCTCAACTTAGTTTTGTTGAAAAACCGCACACATGCTTAACTGAATCAGCCCGTTATCGTTGATGTAGAGTTATACCACTAGCTAAGTTAGTTGAGTTAATTTTGTCCAAGTGCTTgaattagatttatttttcatgtttgGTTGAACTTTATTTTTGCGCATATAGCGAAACTAAGTATCATAATGTTTAAGCTCTCACtgacaaaatgacttataaGGTGGAATATGAAACCTCAAGCGACTTATGAGGTGGTTTTTGTATTttcccttgtttttttttaaagttgcaACTAAGCATAGGAAGAACTACAGGAAAAAATGTACAAAATTTTTGACAGGAGCAGAAGGCCTAATGCACATACGGCAAAATAATGAATTTTGACAGGATCTGGACCAAGAATTGTTAGACTACTCTATAGGGGACAAATAGTTAATACTCCTGCTTTTACCACGGTTTGCTATTCTACATTGTtctattatactccctccatcccaaaaatagAGCTATTTATGAAGTTCAAGTTTATTTCTCCATCCACCCCTCATCTCAACTAACGAGAGTCATCCACTAGTACAGAAAACATTTTCCTGTGCGatcaaaatcgatttttccatacggagGTAGCGCCCGTCTGCACCCATATGTCTGCGAAAAATCAACTTTATCTCGTGCGGGCGGCCCAACCGCACGGGATCAGTCAGATTAAGTGGACCGCACGAGATATCTCCTATTTAATTCTTCACAGCTTTCTCATCTCAGTCATTCACAATCTTCCACCACCATTCATCTTCCACCCCCATTCAATTTTACCTGCTTGCTTAGTTCCAATGAAACCATCTAAAATCCATCTAAAATTTCTTACATTTTAGGATGGGGAGAATATGGTTTAAGTTTTTATAAGACATAGATAGTTTGTTGGTTTGTTAACAGACAGTCGTACAATCATTAAATGCAAACCTAAAACAAATAATTATACATACAACCTATTGCACTAGTTGTCATATATCATCTCAGAGTCTAAGCATGACAAAAAACTATGAGCATCACTACGGTACTTTATTGGTAGTACTCTTTCTatcctatatatattataggtcTAGTTATACTCGGCACGGTATCCAAAACTAATGTTTAACTTATAATTTTCCATATACAATAAGTTctctaacaacaaaacaacaaccatatgaaaataaatttaaatgtcaatcTAACTGATAGTTTTTTTAGCAAATATAAATTCAccttatattataataatttttCGTCAAATGTTTTCAAAGTTAAATCTAAAATACGCGCGTGTGCTACGTTATTGGATTGAGAGAGTATTATATTACCAGTATAATCGATCTGAACCGATGTTTTGTAAGggcatttattttattcatctAGTGATTAGTGGTAAGGTTGGTATTTAGGATATTATACATCCTTAAGAAAAAGTTTTTATCTACTTAGATAGTATCGCTTGGGTACTCgcactagtaaaaaaaattatttgttcAGATGGGCCAAAATTAGTTTTCGTGTGCGGACCTCCGGCCCATCTACGAAAATCCAATTTTTTCATGCAGATGATTATGTCATCCGCACGCGAAGACAAAAacccaaaaagaaataaaagtcGCATCCTCGCCACCGGATCCGGGTGACCCTGTctgtccgccgccgccagtcTCCACCCGTCGCAGCGGCCGTTCTCCTCCTGCCACCGCCGGATCTGTGTGGAGGATGGCTGTCGACTCCTGCCGAATTCGTTGCCGCCCACCCGCCACCGCATGTacgccgccgtgctcctcccgccaccgccgctgcctttGTTGCTTTCCAGTCGGCTGCCGCCACTCGTCTAGGAGAgagtttgagagagagagagaggagtatgaggagaggagaggagatgagatAACTAGATAAGTACAAGTATGAGGTAAGGTGAGAGGGGATGATTGAAAAAATTGAATTGTTAAAGATGAAAAAAAGGAGGAGGTAACTCAGACATTTGGATGGACCTTTAAGAGGCCCGTATGGAAAAGTTACCCGGTTTTTTTGCATATGGCTCCCTAGGAGGGCCGTCTGCGAAAATAAATTTTCGCGTGCAGTTCTCTCAAGGAGTCGTATGTGAAAATAGGGGACCGAATTTTTTCAAACACGGGCACTTATGATAGGTCTGCAATCTATTGCGGCGGCTCCGGTGGTCACGCTCACACGGCCGTTCTTTTTCACTTCTTATCCTCCATTCGTTGCACCGTTTCAGACAGGAAGTACTCCTAGAAGATATAAATTGTTGGTCAGCAACTGTAGCCTAGTCGTTGGCTTAGTAAATTTCATGCATAATGTTCAGCCCTGATTCTTTCCGCAGGCAGGAGATTGCCGACCGTAGACATAAGCTACCATCGATAGGTGAtcagccgccgccatcgcccgcgTCTACGCCAGCATCATGTACGCTCGGCCCAAAAATCCCAGGGTTTCTAACTGATATGCAAATTTACAAAATCATCATTCATGTTAATATGATAATAGTGTAAATAGAGAGCACagtaatatatgattaattgagtattaattatttcagattttaaaaaggattaatatgacttttttaaaaataaattttatataacattttttttcaaaaacatacAGTTTAGCAAGTCGGAAAGTGAGTGCGTAGAAAATAAGAAGTTTTTCTCCCAATGGGCTACTGCCGAATGCTAATGTTCGAACAGAACTAAAGTAGAAACTGAATTATCTGAATTTTCCTGGCATTTGAGACAGCAATCAAGCCTGTGTACAAGTCCTTTACACATGCCTGAAATTGTGAGACACTAACAACCCAGTCCATGAAGTCCACCAAAAATACGCATGAGTACTACTAAAACATTTGGACAGCAGTGACAAATATAAGAATTTGAACTTTGTCAGAACATACTACCGATGGCCAAGGCCAAATGTTTCAAGTTTTTCGGCTTTGTCATGTCTAAGGTCAGAATTAAAATCacatttacaaaaatataaacgGAGGAATCGCTTTTTAAAGACCACTTAGATAATTTGTACAGTAAGAGCAGAGAAATCGAGTGCACCAAATGCTTAGATCCCATTTGGAAGAGAACATTAAACTCTCACGTGAGCCTGTTGAAGTCCAATTCCAAACAAAACTTTAGTATTTTCATCGCAGTACATAAACAGAAGAGAAACAGACACCTATATATAACAGGAATGCAGAGCTAGCTGGAAACGCTCCGGATAGGCACGGCAAATATCATATGGACCTCTTTCTTCAGTTGGAGACAGTGTGACATATGCAAGTCTTCCCTCAAAACATAGGATTGGTAGGCACCGGGAACTCCTTGAGATCTCAAACACAGAACCTTAGCCATCTAGCTAGTATGATAGCAGCAACGCAGCACACAGTTTCCTGCCTCATGACTGTTTTCAGCTCCAGCGTGTGATCTCCATGGAGCACCTGGAGGAAAATTGGCTGCAGACCTACAATAAAAGaccagttaaaatttaaaaagttcagAGTACAGATAAACCTTTTTAGTCAATGTCATCTCCGTAGTATTTGCGGCGaatatttgttttttcattATCTAAAGGAGCTGAAAATGCAACTGCAAGAAACTATTACATGGCCAGCAGCTTCTACAGCACTGTGGCCGACATGTATCCGTGGATCCATAGTAAACTCCATTCATTTCATCAGAATCTAATCTCTCTACAAGAAAAATGTTCCTCCTCCTAATAGTAGCCAGGCACAagaagacacagcctcaacaccCTGATACCATAATTCAACTCTGGCAGCACATGGGCTGTTTGCAGATACCCGATCTCCAGCACAGGGGTGCAGCAATGTGTGGAGTAGTTAAGCAGTTAAATGATCCTACAAAGAGGACAATTTATTTATGTTGTCAAAGTTAGTACAAGAAGTAGCAATATAATGTGTGGAGCAGTTAAATGATcctacaaagaaaaaaaaattatgtacatGTTGTCAACGTTTGAACCAATCATATAATATCCCAGCTACTTTTTCTGTTTTTTAGGAACACATAACAGTAACAGCCCCACTTAACAACTCCATTAtgtattttttcataaataacGACTCCATTATGTAGTAGTACCCCAAAAACAGTCAACAAATGGTCCCAACACTAATACCTTCATTAAGAAGCAAGAGGCATAGGAATTACGGTGTGACAAATGTTTACCACTGTTACCTAACAAGGACCAGGCTGGTGTTCACAGAACCCAAAGCAGAGCTTGAACAAAGAGCAATAGGTTAAACCAGAAGCATTCAGTGAGAATTCGAAAAAACTGCAAGCAGAGGGATGCAGCCAAGCATGCCCTACCATCTGAAAGTCCATGCACTGCTCACACAGAGTCAAAGAAAGGATGATTAAGATCCCAGAATAGAATTTTACTCCATAAAACTTTACCTATACAAGCTAACCACTCCAAAGCAGAGGTTTGCTTAGTGCACATTACCTCTACTGTACCAGTCTACAGAAGCTGGATGCATGACAGACAACCATGCAGTCCTGCAATGCAAAACGCATTATCACAATCCATCTGCTCCCAACAACTCAGAAGATTCTTCATTCTTgttctcctccccctctcctaaCCCCTGCTTCAGCAAGGAGATGCTCACCTTCTCCACTTCATCCTCATCACAGCCACATTGCATTCGCAACCACTCCACCATCTCTCGCCGATGGAGCAGGCACGCGTTGGCTCAGCCATGATCTTCCTACTCCTCGCTTTCCTGTCAGAGGTTTCTGCATCCAtatcgcagcagcagcagcagcaatgcgGTGGTGCATCGTCTGCAGGAGTGAGAGCTGGCTTCTGGCTGCCATCCTCGAGCCACTACTCGCCTCTCGGCAGCATCGACACCTCGCTGTACAGCCATCTCTACTACAGCTCGCTCTCCATCGACGAGACCCGctgcgccgtcgcgccgccgtcctccggtGAAGAGAGCTCCATTCTTTCCAATTTCTCGAGCAGCATCAAGTCCTCCGGTGGGGGTTTCGCTGTCAAGACCATCTTGTCCATTGGCACGGATGAGTTCAGGGAGGATGTGTCCAATGCCGCCTTCTCCAGGATGGCCTCGGAGAAGAACCTTCGGAGAGCGTTCATCAACTCGTCGATCGAATTGGCTCGTGCCAATGGCTTCGATGGCCTCGACTTGGCGTGGAGGTTTCCCGCAACGCAGCTGGACATGGAGAACCTCGGAGATCTTCTCGCGGAATGGCGAGCCGAGATCATGGAGGATTCGACGACCAGATCGACCGAGCCTCTCCTGCTGACGGCTACTGTTTACTTCTCGAACCACCTGTTCGGCATGGCCGACACTAACCTCAACTACCCGATAGACGACATGTCGAGCAGCCTCGATTGGGTGAACATTATCACGTTCAGCCTGCACAAGAACAGCAACGTCACCACGGCTGACGCGCCTCTCTACGACAAGGATTCTCACTTCTCGGCTAGCTATGGTGTCATCTCGTGGCTGGATGCAGGGCTCCCTCCATGCAAGCTTGTGATGGGGATACCTCTGTTTGGAAGGTCTTGGTTCCTCAGAAACAAGGACAAGAACGGGCTAGGAGCACCAACTGCAGCTGCTGGAACAAAGCAGAGAAAGAGCAACCAGATCGGCGTAATCGCGTACGCAGAGATCGAAGAGTACCTGAAGTCTCAGAGTGTTTTTGTTACTCATGACAACCAGTCAGTGGCAGACTACTTCTACAGCGGTGATCTCTGGGTCAGCTTCGACAGTGCCGTGGTTGTGCAGGAGAAGGTGGAGTTTGTGGCGAAGTCTCAGTTGCTTGGGTACTTCCTCTCGACCATCAGCTTTGATGACTCAAACTACACATTGTCCAAGCAAGGTTAGTGATTGTCAAATTCTCATCACAGATGTAATTAAATGCCTCAGCTAATCCTTCCAAATTTTGTAATGCAGCATCACAGTCCTGGAATCAATATCATGTTTCTTCATATGCGCAAGGTAGTTTTGGAATTATGCAAGAAGGAGCTATAATCCAAGATCTGCATGCATCAACAGGGTCACCAAGTAGTTGGTATTCAAAAACTCTCAGCTACTTGTTATTGTCAATAATACTTGTATTGGAGGTTCTATAATACCAAGAACAGCCGTAATTTGTAAACAGGCCAGATTGCACAAATAGTTTCAGATGATAAGGCTTATAACACTACATTTATGAACAGATGCTCTGTTTTATGCCTTCCATGTGGTTCAGAGACATTATCTGAAGTTCAAATAAACAGGTTGCACAGATCATGTACATTACCAGGACTTTTCAAGTTTTACCAACAAGTGAGGTTTTGAAAAGAGCTATTTGATTTTACTTTCCGGCTTATGTTGTTGACTTCTTCTTCTCATAAAAGTAAAATCAAACAGATTTTTTCCGAAACCCCACTTGTTGGTAAGACTTGAAAAGCCCTGTTAATGTACATGTCCTGTGCAACCTGTTTAATGTCCTATGGGGGTTTCATCCCTCATAGGGCGTTGATGGGCATTGATCAAAATTTGCAATACGATTTTTGATGGCTTATGTGGGTGGTCTTCGACAATCACAACCTCTGATCTCCGGAAGCTGAGCCAGCTTGTGTGGAAGAAGACCTTCTGACATTCTCGACTCCTAGTGCTTCGAGGTTGCATGTGAAGTAAATGGTGTTAAGCTAGCGAGCTGGTTTAGTTCTCATTAGGAGTTTGGTTATGTGATCTTGTTGGTGGAAAACATCAGGcacctccccccctctctctctcatttcttttatgccccctttgattcaaaagaaattcataggaattttagaggatttcattcatataggaatttttcctacaaagcTCTTTGAATTAAGGAATGAACCCTATGGAATTTTATGAAATTTCTACGGAATGTCTCTTCCCATataaattttggaggaaatttaacaagaggtagaactcatggaaaaaaatcctgtctttatctctcctcaaattcctgtgtttttccagtggtccaatcaaacaatCATTCCTACGTTTTTCATGTCGgaattctatgttttttttattcctctatttttttttttcattcctgtgattcatAGTGGCCCTTAGTGCCCTTGGGGGTGGTTGTGTTCCCCTTTTGGTTTCTCTTCATTGTATTCCCTCGTGTACTCACTCTCTTATTCTCCAAGGCTCATGCGCTTGCGCAATCGGAGTTTTCCCCTATGTAAGTTCGTTTGATGCAATATATTCAGGTGGGCAATTCCCCCCTAGTGAcccgtcaaaaaaaatattgttgactttttagcaagCACCAATtctaaaagatatatatatctacaaAGCTATTGAAATGTGCAAGAGATTGTGTCATAGATAGCCGAGATGGCCTAAAGCAAAAGATCATGGTGTTGATTGGTTAAGAAGATCCTCATCATGACACTGCTACTAGAACTCACCATGTCCCCTACTCTTTTTTCCAGTAGGGAATGAGCTGAAACTAGTAGGGAAACAAGCTCCCTAGGCTTTTTCATAGGGAAAACTTTCATGGGATATTATTCACCGGGAATTAGATGTACCTTACGATTTTAGTTGTGAAAGCGCAGGGAAAAAAGGTTCCCTGCGGTTTGAAATGGTAGAGAACTAGGCTTACATGGCATTATATTCAGTATGTAAAGTGATTCTGATTCCCCCAAGGTTTCTAAAACTGTAGGGTTCCAAAATAGAGAGCTTGCAGCTAGCAATATAACACAAAACTATCCAAGAACAAAAGAAGCTGCATTCAACACTTGCATCAAGGTTCACACTTCAGTGCAATTCTTCCAAACATTCTAAGATCAAAATGGGCCAAGCTCTTCCAAAGAATTCCAAAGGACACCTGCAGGTCGTTAGAGTATAAGTGTTTTAGATTATATGTTGAAGGGTATTTTAGTCGTTTCACTTTCTTCTTGTACACAATATATCGCTCTTTAGAGCTAACTCAATGCAAAGATTCATTCTCCAATTTCCTCTAAATTGTGACATGGTATAAGAGCCTTACACCTAAATCTAGCCACCAAATCCCcatcgccggcgcggcggctcgtcgtcgtcactgGTCATCATTCGTCATCTTGGTTTCAGTAGCAACAGCAGTCAGTCGTCATCTTTGTCTTCAACCAGCAAAGCCTTTGGCGGCCATCGCCGACCAGCCTCCATTACCAGTCGTCGTCTTCGTATTTGAATCTTCAAGCAACAGCAGCCGCAACCGAATCAGTCGTCCCGCGCGGTCCTTGTCGCGCGCCCGTCGTGGCTCCACATCTCGTCAGTCATCACTGCCAGTCGCCGTCCATTGCGGAACCCCCTCGAGGCTGCTCCATCATCGCCGGGCCATCCGTGCTGCCCCAGATCTGGGGCACTGCATCATCGATTGCTCATCTCTATGCCTGATCTGTTCCGCATTTGTTGTTGCCGGCTGTAGTCGTCAATCTGGGTCCTCCGTCGCCTGCGGTTTCATCTCGTCACCGCCTTCCTCGGGCTCCTGCGCTGAGCACGTCGGCCGGCCTGGGTACCACTCTGTTCTGCAACCTTTGCTCTTTTGTGTCTTTGTCGTCAGCTAGTCACATTCATCTTCAAGCAGCATCAatagcagcagccagcaggccGATCCTCTGCTTGCTGTCTACAAGCACAGGCCCTCATCTGGCCATCTCATCTACTACAGCTAGCATTCACAGCACCAGCCCTCATTGTGTCATTCTTTATCGAGTGGTGAAAAGTTTTgaggtgtcacatcgaatatacggacacacatttaaagtattaaacatagactagtaataaaacaaattacagattccacttgtaaaccgcgagacaaatttattaagcctaattaatccctcgttagcatatgtttactgtagcaccacattgtagcaccacattgtcaaatcaagaagcaattaggcttaaaagattcatctcgtaatttacacacaatctgtgtaattagttatttttattatatttaatactccatgcatgtgtccaaacatttgatttgACACGGTGAAAATTTTTACCAGAGGATCTAAACAGACCCTTCGCTTTAGTTCTTATGCTTGCTTGCCGCTGCTATGAATATATCTACTAGTATCAGGTGCCTTTTGCTACTATGCTGATGTAATCAATTTCCTAtgtgtcgaggagtgatcctctctagcgggaggtcATGAGaccccccctttgtgagttcggccggggaaGCGAGTGAGATCCGAGGTTCCTCGAGACAAAAGAGACACGagggatttatacaggttcgggccgctatgaagcgtaataccctactcctatgtgTATGATGATTCTTCTATGCTTGCAAAGCCACTGAATCTCCCATGTACAAGCTGGGTTAGAGAAGCTTTAGTTTAGGGATCCAGAGTCCGATCCCCTCTCTCgctaggcatggtcctccttttatactctaaGCGTGTGTTTGGTTCTGGGACTaggtgggatgggatgaaaCCATCCCTGATTTTAGGATTGGGATGATTCTATTCGGGTGTTTGGTATGTAGAATAGGACGATcctagttttttgtttggttgaaggaACGAGGGAGGGATGGGATGAGCGCCATTTGCAACCACCGACAACGCTGTTTGCAACAACCATGGTCGACGCCACCTCTGCTCACCTCCGgacgtggtcgccgccggcctccttgaTGGCGTCGATGAGCTTGGTCTGGTCGGGGATATGGGTCGCGCGCACCGTGGAGATGACGGCGTCGGCATCGCAGACGAGCGGGCGGAggagcgcgacgacgacggacggGATGACCCAACCGAGCACTGGCGGCGATGGTGTTGGCCTTCGCGCAGAGCAGCCgcggctcggcgacgacgacgacggcgaggtccgcgcgggagagggagagggagaggccggtggagaggagggtgaGCACGGCCACCATCGCGGTCAAGCGGGTGGAGAAGCGCGACGACGCACGGTCGGCCCGCCGCCAAGTTCCCTGCCTCCGGATCTGTCGCCGCAACCCTCCTCATTGCCggatccgctgccgccgctttccCCACCACTGGATCCGCCGGCACCGagccccccgccaccgccgtcgccgagcccaccgccgccgacgtcgcccgaGCCTAccaccgccgctgtcgcccgAGCCGTCtaccgccgctgtcgccgagcctccccgccaccaccgtcgccgagcCCACCACCTCCGGATCCATCGCCGCAACCCTCCTCATCGCCGGATCCGTCGCCGAGCCCACCGCCACCGACGTCGCCCGAGCCCACCGCCGTCTACCGCCGCTGTCACTGagccttcccgccgccgccgtcgtcgagcccaccatcgccgtcgtcgctggaTCCGCCGCCGTCTCTCGAGGACGAGCGCGCGAGCAGGGCGGCGAGCGTGCTCGCTCGTTCACGCCGTTCGCTCGTCCCACCTAGGACGAGTTCGTCCGCCAGTTTTGGCTGGATCGGTTGgtcccggatctgagaggaatattcctctctagGGACCAACCCATCCCACTCACCCCTGAACCAAACACCCCTGAAAATGggttcatcccatcccatcccagcAACCAAACACTGATCCCACATATTCTGCGAGTGCTACCTAGGGAGATgggaaaatattctctatattaattacatgCCTTGTGCCTTAGCCCAGAAGCTATCTGCACATCGGCTGCTGTGTGGGGCCCATCAGATCATGCGGGGCGCCCTTGTCATTCGTTGTTTAATCGTTGAGGACTTCCGGGTTCCCGTTCACATCAGGAAAATGGTACCCGGGTCAGTTCAGAGTGGTTGGACCAGCTTTGACCGGGATAAGA harbors:
- the LOC4350476 gene encoding nod factor hydrolase protein 1, producing MEQARVGSAMIFLLLAFLSEVSASISQQQQQQCGGASSAGVRAGFWLPSSSHYSPLGSIDTSLYSHLYYSSLSIDETRCAVAPPSSGEESSILSNFSSSIKSSGGGFAVKTILSIGTDEFREDVSNAAFSRMASEKNLRRAFINSSIELARANGFDGLDLAWRFPATQLDMENLGDLLAEWRAEIMEDSTTRSTEPLLLTATVYFSNHLFGMADTNLNYPIDDMSSSLDWVNIITFSLHKNSNVTTADAPLYDKDSHFSASYGVISWLDAGLPPCKLVMGIPLFGRSWFLRNKDKNGLGAPTAAAGTKQRKSNQIGVIAYAEIEEYLKSQSVFVTHDNQSVADYFYSGDLWVSFDSAVVVQEKVEFVAKSQLLGYFLSTISFDDSNYTLSKQASQSWNQYHVSSYAQGSFGIMQEGAIIQDLHASTGSPSSWYSKTLSYLLLSIILVLEVL